GGTGAtaaaggtgcaaaagcaattcagtaaagaaaaatagtcttttcaacaaatgtaacTCACAATTAACCCCAAATAAATCATAGACCTCAGTATAAAACCTGAAGCtataaaatgtctagaaaaaaataaaggagaaaatttttgtgaccTTGAGTTAGTCAATGAGGTCTTACAAACCACAgcagaataataaaaatggacttcactaaaataaaaaacttctgcTTTATGAGTATATTGttcaaagaatgaaaagacaggctaggcagtggctcacacctgtaatcctagtacttcgggaggccaaggcaggcagatcacttgaggtcaggagttcaaaaccagcctggccaacatggtgaaaccccatctctactaaaaatacaaaaaattagccaggcatggtggtgggcacctgtaatcccagctacttgggaggctgaggcaggagaatcacttgaacttgggaggtggaagttgcagtaaggtGGGAttgcactactccagcctgggcaacagagtgagactccgtctcaaaaaaaaaaaaaaagacaagacaagaaaaaCATTTCAAGATGCATATCTGATAAAAGGTTTttatcccaaatatataaagttctcaaactcaacagtaagaaaaataaaccaagtaAAAATTCTCTAAAGATTTGTACAGTTACTTTATCAAAGTTACCTAATACAGATGGTAAATAAGCTTATAAAAATTTGcctggggcggtggctcacgcctgtaatcccagcactttcagaggctgaggtgggtggatcacctgaggtcgggagtttgagaacagtctggccgacatggtgaaaccccgtctctgctaaaaatacaaaaattagctggaagtggtagcgggcgccggtaatcccagctacttgggaggctgaggcaggagaatcgcttgaacccaggaggcggaggttgcagtgagctgagattgtgccactgaactccagcctgagcaacaagagcgaaactctgtctcaaaaacaaatcaacaaacagAAATTTGTAGGATACACAGATTAAAACTATGAGGATATACCATTCGATATCTACTAGAATCATTAAAACTATAAGACGAACCATATGAAATTCTGGCATGTATGAGGTGGAACTGGagcactcatacactgctggtaggaatgaaaaatggtacaactttggaaaagagtttgtCAGTTTCCTAAATAGTTAATCATACACCTACTGTGTGATGCAGACATTATACTCCTAAGTATTtaaccaagagaaaagaaatcctATGTTCGTAcagacttgtacacaaatgttcacagcagctttatttgtaatatcccaaaactaaaacaacccaaatgtcatcAACAAGTAAATGGGTAAAcgaattgtggtatatccatacaagggaatattcaacatttaaaagaatgaattcataCAAGCATCAAGATGGAGACatatgaatctcaaaataattatgcaaagtgaaagaagccagacaaaaaaaaaagacatactatatgattccattcacataaaactctacaaaatgcaaaatgaaagcCGATTGGTGGTTTTCTGGGGAGGAGTCATCAGGAGGAGCATTGTGACACTTTGAGGGATGATGGATATATTCACTCTCTTAATTGTAGTATGCATGTTCTCCACAAGCTGTGAAAACTTATCAAAtagtacactttaaatatgttcagtttattttatgttaattatatctcaataaagcttttaacAAAAGCAAACATCTCTTGCCTACATAAGGATGACacagctcttaaaaaaaaaaaaaagattcctgctAGATTGTGTGCAGCAAAATAAAAAGGCTTCCTTTAAAGTAGAATAGCCTGTGAAGAGTGGGTGGAAAGGAAATAGAAGCCTaaaaatagaagatatatttCTAATTCCATCTGTTTCTATTCAGCAATATTTGCATACCTGGCTCAGTTTGTTCTAGATTgagtgtcttcattttttttgtcttgtatGTTTCGGAATTATAGCATAGCAAAACAGAGTTGAGAAGAGTTCATCTACAAAAGGTATGTTCTTTAGGGAAAGAAATTCTATTCTTACCTCTGGGCCACACATCCCATGATTCTAACAAGAACTGTTGTGAAGGGTTAAAGCTATTAATCTGTTCTctggtagaaaaaaaatgaagaaataataactgaTTCAGGAAGTGGTAACAGGTTGTGGATTAGCTTACAGAAAAGACCACTCACTTACTAATTACTTTCTTGGGCTCCCCTCTTGccccaaaatgtgtgtgtgtgtgtgtgtgtgtgtgtgtctgtctgtctgtctgtaagTGGTAGAGTCTGGAGATGGACCACAGTTTAAAAACCAAGGATTGATatcttttttaaagttaagaaCATGAGTTTCTTGATTTCGGAATGGCCTCtgtccttctttgtttcttcatgTGCACTTTTTCCCAGAAATATTTCCCCTTTTTGCTCTCTGCCTGCACTTGAGCAAGTTCTCCATGTTCTGTCTTTTATGCAATTTTAGGAGTGTGAGGGGAAGGTGATAATGAGGTAAAGAAGACTGAGTTCAGAGGGTTTTCAAGCTTGAAGAggagtcaaattttaaaataaaaaggggaaaatggaCTTCAGGCTGGCAGGGAAGCTTGGGACAAGCTAGGTGAAATAATACAGATAGCTAGAATCAAAAATGTTTTGACATAAAGGTGCCAGGCACCTGGAACCCCAGTTTCTGCAAAGGAGTTCTGCAGCCAGCTAAATGACAGTTTTCTGGGCTCTCATGTTTGGCACCCAAGTGACAAAGAATAGCTTAAATTCCAGAATAAAGCtcaaagacttttttcttttcttccagagCCTTCAAATTCACTGTGCTCTTAGGTTTGCCTTCTTCTGACATATACTGAAGGCAGCTAAAATGCAGTTTTCCGCATAAACAGCTCCTCGTTGTATATATGCACAGGTACCTGAAGGGTATGTCTGGGAAACAGCACCTCGGACTCTAAATCTGCaggcaggaaaaaacaaaacaaacaaacaaacaaaaaaacttaggtTTACTGCCACTTTGTTTCAGAAACTTAGCTTTTGAAACTTTTTGTCTTAAAGCCTCCAATCAGTAATAAATGTGGGAAGGAAAACTCAAGAAAATGTCTGAATGGTTAATGAGTAAATCTTTTTGTGAAAGAGGTAAGGAAGGAGACTTTGAGAAATTCCCCCAAGCTTCTCTCTGGCAAGAAGAGGACATTGGTGGGATGCAGGCAGTGACTTCACTAGCAGGTTCAGCAAAGAATAGGAAACTGACAAGAGAGGCATCAAAAAGAATGGGAAACTTACAAGTGGGGCATCAAAGGAGAACCGTCCTCCCAGAGCCATGGGTAGCTGGGGTTCCTCCGAGACAGCCCCATCCAGAATGGAAAACTGGAATAGGAAATTGCTTGCTGGATGAAGTCCTGTGGGGAGTAATGTTTCTGAGTTTGTGGAATCCACATGGTGGTTTTAGAATCTGAAAGTCAGTTAGTGTTAGATCCACAAAACTAAAGAACCAAAAGCTATCTTTGACATCCCCTTGATTGTTTTACGGAAACACTTACTGAAGGCTAGAGATACTACAGAGCTTGTCCGTCCAAGGTCATACACAAAATTGGTGATCAGATTAAGctaaaaaaacagacattttggCTCTCAAACAAGAATTCCTCCAGTGACAGTTTAAACCAGATTAATTTCCCTACCAACCAATACTCCAGCCCAACAAATATCCATGAACACTCACCAGATCAGCTGTGCTATTAATTTTCAGCAACTTGGCATCCAAAGACAAGCACTTCTCTTGGCTCTTTTCCCAGTTAAATGAGCCCGAGGAAAATAGGTAACAGTTTTCTCCATGCCAGATCCAGTCTTGCGGACAAGGAGCTGGGAAGGATAGTATATTTCATCAGTCAGTTATGTTTGTGTAAAAGCAGTACTGCAGTTCTTAAATCAATGATCCCCTTAGTTCTCTCACGTGcatactatttatttttgtttttgtttttgtatttttagtagagatggggtttcaccatgtaggccaagcctcccaaagtagtgggattatagtcgtgagacaccgcgccctgCCCACACTACTTCTTAAGTAAAATTTTACCCAGGTTCTGCAAATACCTAAATAGCCTCAGAGtccttatttcttcattttttgggaaaaaaaaaaagaaagaaagaaagcatactGATTTTAGCAACCTAAATGTACTTCTCATTTAGCATTTTCACTTCCCCTGATGAAAAGCAAGTTAAGCTAGCATGTAATTTTAGAAActgatctattttttaaagttgtgttgGAAATAAAGAAAGTGAGGGTTGGGAGAACAGAtatttaatagccattctgctatttttaaaaagtaatgctatgcattttaaaatttcatatcttTGAATAATGAATCTAGGCTTAAATACTATGTGTCTTGCTTTCAGACATGTGTTGTCTAATACAGTAGCCATATGTGATTTTTGAGTACTAGAAATATAGCTAGTTtgcatttcttaaaacaaattgttttaattgaaacagggtctcactatgttgtccaggctggtcttgaactcctggcctcaagcaatcctcctgcctcagcctcccaaagtgctggagttacaggcatgacccaccacacccggctagtttgcATTAAGATGTACTATAAGTGTAAAACACACAAAAGATTTTGAAaacttaatttgaaaaaaaaaaaagaatgtaaaacagtccattaaaaatttttatactgattagtattgaaataatatttcaaatatcttgggttaaataaaatgtgtttctaaaattaattttatctgctttttcatttttatgtggtTACTagaaattttaagtatatatatatatatatatatataacacatactatATTTCTTTTGTACAGAGTTGTTCTAGGGAAAATAGTATATTAATATAAAGCGAGGATCTcaatttaaataagattttagaaaataaggAGATTTTCAGTAGCAAAATTCACAGGGAGTCCACCAAACCAAAAACAGGACTTAGACAATAGGCAAAATATACCAATGTCTACATGTTTATGGATGCTTTCAGGAACCTTCaaatcatcactatcatcaccatcatcatcatcatctctccCATCTCCTTAAGGGGAAACAAAGTACTCTGGTCTACACTACAAccaaaagtgaaaaattaaaatctttgagAAAGGCagcattttaatttcattctcaCTGTGGCATAAAACCactaaataaatgtataagaGTAGGCTTTATCAGAGAGGAGAAAATAGGAGggactgaaaaacaaaaagaaaaaagtgaatgagAAAGAGCATACAAAACACTAAGCTGATTTTTCACCAAACTGatgcttataaaaagaaaaagagaccaagTTGAAAGCAGTCAATGCAAGCTTCTTACTTCTTAGTTTGCCTAACCCCAtcatattatgtaaatataaatatatgtacgtttttggctgggggtggtggctcatgcctataatcccaccactttgggaggctgaggtgggtggattgcttgaggccaggagttccagaccagcctgtgcaacatggcgaaaacccatttctacaaaaaacacaaaaattcactgggcgtggtggtgtgcgcctgtagtctcagctacttaggagactgaggtggaaggatcacttgaacctaggaggtggaggttgcagtgagctgagatcatgccactgcactctaacctgggtgacagaggaagactctgtctcaaaaaatatatttagatgtaTATAAGTTTTTGTGGACTAAAAAGACAGTCTGAGCAAGTTTTCCCAGTTATGACAAAGTAAGAAGGACACATTACAAAATGTAGTATTTAAACTTACtgtatttctttgtgtgtgtgtgtgtgtacacaaaaataaacagagtAAGTGATATTTGTGTTTGTTAAATTATATAACAAATACAAATGTCACttactctgtttattttttatataatttaacaaaCACAAATATCACTCactatgtgccagaaactgttGGAAGTACTGTAcaggtattaactcatttaatcctcacagtatcTCTGTGAGATAGGTTCcagtcattttcttcatttgacaAATAGAGGAGAATCTGGACCTAGATAATGTAACTCTAGAGTCTGGGTGTTTCACCACTATAACATACTACCTTTCAAACCTCTAAGTTACAGCCATTTGAGGAAGTGTTTCTCGGTGCCGCTCTCGAGACATTTTGATACAGAATCTTGAGGTAAATCTGTAATCTGCCACTTTTAACAATCtatttacatacagtaaagtttgagaatcaccaCAAATTCCATTGCTAAATGTGAAGTCTATTCCTGCAAAGGCCCTGCATCTCACTAGCTCGTTGGCCTAAAGCAAACATATAAGAACCTCTCAGCATCTCTCCCTCCTCATATATACATTGAAGACCACAGACTTTTTagtaaaaaagataaaacttGCCTCAACCTGGAAAAACCTGGGGTATCCTTTATGTGGTATTTtagtattactttttaaagactTCTCAAAGCTCTTTGGtgggccggtcatggtggctcacacctgtaatcccagcactttaggaggccgaggtgggtggatcacgaggtcaggggttcgagaccagcctgaccaacatggtgaaaccccgtctctactaaaaatacaaaaattatctgggcgtggtggcaggcgcctgtaatcccagctactcaggaggctgaggcaggagaattgcttgactccgggaggcggaggttgcagtgagcctagatcgcaccactgcactctagcctgggtgacagagcgagactccgtctcaaaaaaaaaaaaaaaaaaatgctctttgaTGAAAGGCAAAACTTTATTTGCTATCTCTACTAATTAGCCTTTATCTGACACTGTCAAGGAATGGAACATGTTACTTGGTATATCTGCCAGCATCAGACATATCActtattgttttttattagttGTTCATCCAGGGCATCTCTGGGAGATAGTTCTGGATGGTCCTGATGTAGATTTAATCCCATACAGCTGATAAAGACAAAATTCTCTTATGGCCTTGCCTGTGATATAAACCATTGGTTAGTATGTGGTTATGTCGGCTTTTATAAACATTCCTACCCTTAATAGATAAACTTTCTCCCTTTAAGCCTTCTTGAAGGTGGTATATTCATTTCCTTGCAAGCTCCAActttaaagagattaaaaatgtttgacacttgctaaaaattattttgttcaaaaatttctgctaattttgaaaatgtaaatgacCTCTAAATAGTGAAGGGATTTACAAACTGCAAAACATTACACAAGATtactttttattatcatttcacTTTATCCGAGTCTCAGTGTTCCACCTATCAAGGAAAAGCTTAGGTATCTGTGAACTATTATTATATGGtctttattcaaataaattaCGTGGTTGAGATTAAGTAAATTGTGCAAGCAAGAAGCTAGAGAGATCTCTGTTTATTAGAGGAAGTTTTTCTCTAATCCTGACAATAGGGCACTAATTTACGCACCTCCAAGGAAACAAAGTACCTCTGAATCACTCTCTCTCACACCTTTTAACTCTCCCTATGCCTAAAACCGTATACCTGATGTAATGACATACTGCAGAAAGACCAAATAATACAGTAGCTTCTGTAACAATATCAGGGTTCACATCATAGTCTTCTTATAGATGCTACTATTTCTGCCTGCCTCTGGATTCTGAGTCCCTTTAGACGGCTAAAATTAACTCATTTCTTCTTATATAAATAGACTTCTTGGACTCCTCATATTTTTGTCTAATCTGAAGTATCTGCCTAAGGCTTGCAAGCCAGTCTACCTCCATTGGCTCTATTTAAATTGatgggcccggcacagtggctcacacctgtaatcccagcactttgggaggccgaggcgggcggatcacccgaggtcaggagttcaaaaccagccaagTTCAAAActtggtgaaacaccatctctactaaaaatacaaaaattagccaggtgtggtggcgggtgcctctaatcccaactattcgggaggctgaggcaggagaatcccttgaacccgggaggcggaagttgcagtgagccgagaatgtgccactgccctccagcctgggggacagagcgagactccctctcaaaaaaaaaaaaaaaaaaaaaaaaaattagctgggcgtggtggtgggtgcctgtaatcccagctacttgggagtctgagacatgagaattgcttgaaccctggaggcggaggtggcagtgagccgagatcaggccactgcattccagcctgggcgacagagcgacactccatctccaaaaattgaaatcaaataaaataagttGATGTAGTACACTTTAAGAAATAATGCCACAGAGTGAGCTAATGTAGAGTTAGGGGTAGACAGTTGCAAGGACAAAAAGACCccttagaaaaagaaatacagtgattaaaatgcattggaatggaaagagATAAGGATCTAtggaatggggtgggggtggcagaaTTCTTCAAGAAAAATGTCAAAactgctactagggaggctgaggcaagagaatcacttgaacccaggaggtggaggttgcagtgagctgagatcacaccactgcattccagcctgggtgtgacacagcgagactgtctcaaaaaataaaaaaaaaagaaagaaaaatctcaaaactaaaattttaaaaagaagaggctcttataaagaaggaaaacttAAATCCACCAAAAGGTATGCTTAATTAAATCAGATTTTTCAAGGATTTGACATAGCATAGGGTGGTTCTGATAAAAAATTTAGAACttcttgctgggtgtggtggctcacacctgtaatcccagcactttgggaggctgaggcaggcgaatgacttgaggtgaggagtttgagaccagcctgttcaatatggcaaaaccctgtctctactaaaagtacaaaaattagttgggcatggtggctcatgtttgtaatcccaagcactttgggaggctgaggcaggagaatcgcttgaacccaagaggcagaagcttagtgaactgagatcacaccactgctttccagcctgggtgacagagcaagactctgtctaaaattaaaaactaataataaaataaaataaaataaataaaaaattgaccgagagcggtggctcatgcctgtaatcctagcactttgggaggccgagatgggtggatcacctgaggtcaggagttcgtgaccagcctagccaacatggtgaaaccctgtctctactgaaaatacaaaaattagctaggcatggtgatgggagcctgtagtcccaactacttgggaggctgaggcaagagaatcacttgaacccagggggtggaggttgcagtgagcagagatcacaccacttcactccagcctgggcaaaagagcgaaactccatctaaaaaaaaaagaaaaagaaagaaaaagaaattgagaactTCTTGTATAGAACATTATGAATGAATAATGATATGCATAACAATAGACCAATTTTGAGCCCAGAATTGTTTCCAAAAAATAGTTAGGATTGGACAGAAAGCTTCCACTATGGCTCCTTACCCACCCTTCTCCCAATACCTGAACAATTTGCTACTCTCTTCAGTGTTTCTTGGAGATTCAGATTCTGGTGGTGAAGTTCCATTTGCTCTTTGGATTTCTCATTCAGCTTCCGAGCAAGGGTTTCTATCATTTCCTTGAGTTCGTTTTGTGACTCCTGTGAAGCTTCTTCTGCTTGTTGCCGGGCTGAGATCTGTCCCTCCAGTTTCTTTTTCTGGTGAGTTAGGTTTGCTTGCTCTTGTGTTAGGAGGTCAGACACCTGGGATACTGAATCACAGTTGCGTTAAGACTCTAGTTCTAATCCAAATAAAAATCCCTCCAGGGACTTTTTGAGGAAATCAAAACAGAATTAAATCTATTTTGACAATAGATAAGCTGCTGGAAAATGACCCAGATTTACTCAGAAGTTACAGATTTGGAGGTTCTTGAATATTCCTACGGTATTTTGTTTAATGTCAGGAACATTGCAAacacttgtaatttttttaaaaattaccaagattttggccaggcatggtggctcaggtctgtaatcccagcactttgggaggccgaggcaggcagatcacgaggtcaagagatagagaccatcctggccaacatggtgaaaccccatctctactaaaaataccaaagaaattagctgagggtggtggcacgcgcctgtagtcccgactattcaggaggctgaggcaggggaatcacagtgccactgcactccagcctggcgacagagggagactgtctcaaaaaaaataaacaacaacaacaacaacaacaacaaaacccaagatttttttttattgagttaCAAATGAAAAGTAATCACAAGATAACCAGTACAgcattagaataaataaaataaggaaaacctGAAATAGACACCCACCAGACTCAGTGACTATTAGTAGGAATTGTCATTAGCGATTTACTCTATTTATGTCTCAATTCCTCTGCTGTGTCTCCTCCCATTCTGTCTACTCTTCCAGACTTCCTAATTTTAAGAACTGTGACATACAccccttttttgagacagccacGCACACTGTGTCACAAGAGTCtccaagaattttttcttttctttttttttcccccttggccACAGTACATTTTAGGAAGGGTGAAGATAAAGTGAAGGTTGTGAAATCAAGCAGGCAATAACATGTTAAGGGTCAAATGTCTCAGTTCCTGAATTTTGATGGTGCAATACAAAGCAGACCGCTTGGTTTGAAGGCAGCTTTGATCCTGTTATAAGATGATCAAAGGCTCAAAAGATTTTTCTGGTCACCACCACTAAGTCAAGGGCACTTCTCCTTGTCACTAGGAAAGGCCCTAagtatttacaaatttaaaataaaatagtttgtgAGCTTGAACAACAGTTAGGAAGCAAATAGCACTTCAATGGCCATAATAACCTGGATCCTGGGTAGCCTAAACAACTCAGTTCTACAACCTAAATTCACAGGCAGTTCAGGTGAACGTTGGgcaccattttctttccttcttggccACTCTGGGCcatcttttcacttctttttttccctcaataTCTTCTCTTTTCTAAATGCTCTtattataaatgtgaaatatattttattttaaatgttttatttattaagatTGTGTTTCTGGTTCTTAACATTAAAATGGTATTTAATTATCTCTATCAAAACTCAGCAagctaaataaaatttcttttacttttgggCCTCTCAGATGATCTTGGATATTAGTAACTTTAAGTTATTATCTTCTCCATCATTCTAGAATTTAAATAGGCTCTATCCATgaggttggt
The Pan troglodytes isolate AG18354 chromosome 10, NHGRI_mPanTro3-v2.0_pri, whole genome shotgun sequence genome window above contains:
- the OLR1 gene encoding oxidized low-density lipoprotein receptor 1 → MTFDDLKIQTVKDQPDEKSNGKKAKGLQFLYSPWWCLAAATLGVLCLGLVVTIMVLGMQLSQVSDLLTQEQANLTHQKKKLEGQISARQQAEEASQESQNELKEMIETLARKLNEKSKEQMELHHQNLNLQETLKRVANCSAPCPQDWIWHGENCYLFSSGSFNWEKSQEKCLSLDAKLLKINSTADLDFIQQAISYSSFPFWMGLSRRNPSYPWLWEDGSPLMPHLFRVRGAVSQTYPSGTCAYIQRGAVYAENCILAAFSICQKKANLRAQ